The Myroides fluvii region AGTAAGATTCATGAGATAACCAATGTTAATCGCCATGAAATTAGTTGCTATTGAAGGCGAATAGCCCATGAAATTCAGCGCGTATTTCCATCGATAGGCACGCGCCCAAAGGCTAATTACAGAAAAGATTGAAGCGATGATTATATAGCGATAATCCGCATCTTTAAAGTGCATCACCATCTCTTCAATCTGTTCTTTTGTAAATTGATTAAACGCGTAATAAACCAAAAAAACTCCCAACGCAAGTGGGAGTAAAATGGATATAATTTTATTAACGGTCGTTTTCAAGCTAAACTCTTACGTTAAGCTATTGTTCTCTTCATTGGGAAAAACGATAGCAGGTTTAAAATTTTTCGCCTCTTCAAAATCTAAAATCCCATAGGAAATAATGATTACAATATCTCCTTTGTGCACTTTTCGTGCAGCAGGTCCATTCAGTGTAATTTCTCCACTGTTTCGAGGACCGGGAATCGCATAGGTTTCAAAGCGTTCTCCATTGTTTATATTAACAATAGAAACTTTCTCTCCTTCAATCATATTGGCTGCTTCCAATAAAGCTTCGTCTATGGTAATACTTCCAATATAATGTAAATCGGCACCTGTTACAGTAACCCGATGAATTTTTGATTTTACTACTTCAACTTGCATTTCGCGATAGTTTAGTTAAAAGATAAATTGTCTATTAATCGAACACCTTCAATATGCGCCACAAGAAAACCTCGATAAGCATGCCCCTCTTCTTTTGCCGTTGCAGGTTTTAACGTCTGTTCATCGGCAATAGTAAAGTATTCGAGGTCAAAGGTAGAATTATTTTTAAATTGAGACTCAACAAAGTGATTAACTTTTTCAATCGATTCGGTTTGAAACAACACTTTCGCTTGTGCTAAAACCTGATATAAAAAAGTTGATTTCTCTAATCCTTCAGATGAAATCCTCGCATTTCTTGAGCTCATCGCCAAACCATCTACCGCCCTAAAGATCGGTACTCCGATAATGGACACTGGTAAATGCTCCTTTTCGACTAATTTTTTTATGATTTGCAATTGTTGAAAATCCTTCTCGCCAAAATAAGCTTTTGTCGGCTCAACGAGTTCAAAAAGTTTTTTGACAATGGTTCCAACCCCATCGAAATGACCCGGGCGTTGTGCGCCTTCCATTTCCATTTCTAGGCCATCAAAATCAAAGCTCCTAGCCACCGTATTACCGGCATACATTTCCTCCACTGAAGGGGAAAAAACAACAATTTGCTCTGATAATGAGCGAATAATGTCAATATCTAGTGCTAAAGTTCGCGGATATTTCGCTAAATCTTCCGCATTATTGAACTGCGTTGGATTGACGAAAATACTGACTACAGTACACCCGTTTTCTTGTAAGGATTGTTCCATTAAAGAAAGGTGTCCTCTATGAATAGCCCCCATTGTAGGCACTAAACCAATGGATTGTTTTGCGGTATGAAAAGTCGCCAAATAGGCTTGTAATTCGACTTTTGTTTGAAAAAGAAACATCTGCTTCGCGTTTTAAATAATGGCAAAATTAGTTAATTCGACAAATAACTCCATAAAATTTCGTAAATTTGCACAGTTTTATTTATTTCAACAGAAACTATTTTTGAAGATGAAAGATAAGAGGATATTGTACGTATCATCTGAAGTGGTACCTTATTTAGCAGAGAATGAAGTTTCATTAATGTCTTATGATGCTCCTAAAATGATTAATGAACAGGGAGGGCAAATAAGAATTTTTATGCCGAAATACGGTAGCATCAATGAAAGAAGACACCAATTACATGAAGTAATCCGCCTATCGGGGATGAACCTCGTGGTGAATGATATGGATATGCCCTTGATTATCAAAGTGGCCTCTATCCCAAAGGAGCGAATTCAAGTTTACTTCATTGACAATGATGAATACTTTAAACGAAAATCAACGTTTTCTGACGAAGATGGCGTTCTTTACCCAGATAATGACGAAAGAGCTATTTTCTTCACCAAAGGCGTAATTGAAACCATCAAGAAATTAAATTGGGTTCCAGATATTATTCACGTACAAGGCTGGATGGCCTCGCTATTGCCAACTTATTTACGCAATTACTACAAGGATGAAGCTATTTTTGCTGACACAAAAATTGTTACATCTATTTTTGAAGAAGGATTTGAAGGTGCGTTAAGTACGTCTATGCATACCAAAGTTGCTTTTGACAACTTACCTAAAGAAGATGTTACCGATTTCGAAAAAGCAACGTATCACAACATCATGGTTAATGCGGTTAAGAATTCGGACGGTGTGATTCTCGCTTCTGAGAACATCCCATCAGATTTAACAAAATATATAGAATCTTCTAATAAACCTTTCTTAACTTACGCTACTAAAGAAGAATTTGCAACAGCATATACTACTTTTTATAACCAATTTTTATAATACTAACGCATATATCGATTTAGTAGATGAATTATAAAAGCATCATAAAGACATTCGCAATCCTAGTAGGTATAGCAGGTTTGCAATCATGTGACAAAGATTTCAGTGAAGTTGGAGGAGATATCATCGGCGATAACAATTTAAATATCGACACGTATCAAGTTCAAAACCTAACCGCTTATACACAACCTTATGGTGCATTGAGTACCAAAAACTTACCTAACGTTCCTTTTGGATCAATTGACAATGGTGAATTTGGTCGCACAAACAGCAGTTTTGTAACCCAAGTATTATCTGCAACTTCCTCTTTTGAATTGATGAAGAGCAATGCGGTTATTGACTCTGTATATGTGTACATTCCTTACTACGCACAATATGACAAAGTAGAAGATGAAACAACCTATTACAAATTATTAAACGTAACAGGAGACGAAAGCTTCAACCTCGAAGTGTATGAAAATGGATATTACCTCAATAATGTAAACCCTGGAACAGGAAAAGATCTCGACTATTTTTCCGATTCATCAGCACAATTTGAACAATACAAAAAGCCAACGCTTTTAAATGATTCAAACGACTTAAAACAAAATAAAGAATTTTCTTTTACCAAGAAAAACATCATCATTTACAAAAGAGACAACAACGGAAATATCGTCTATGATGAGAAAACAAATAAACCTACCGAACAAGAAAAACTTGCTCCTGGTGTATGGTTGGATTTAAATAAAGAGTACTTCAAAAAATTCGTTGACAACAGAAATTCATTTAAAGATCAATCTCAATTTAAAAATTTCTTCCGCGGTTTGTATTTCAAAACGAGTGGAAATAGCACAACTGGAGCTTTGGGATTACTCAATATTACTCAAGGTAAAATGGTGATTAAGTACCACCAAGAACTTGAAGAAACCAATGCAGAAGGTGAAAAAGTTAAGAAAATACAACGCGTAAGCATCACACTTCCCTTCACCAAAGAAGCTGTGCCTGATAGTAGCGCCTCTTTTGAACCTCACATCAATGTGAGTTTAACTACAACGGAAGGAAATTCGCACAACCGAGAAGGCGATAAAGTAAATGGAGACCCACTTTTATTCATCAAGGGAAGCGAAGGAAATGTTGCGGTTATTGACTTATTCAGCACGAATGACTTTGAAGAGTTAAAAGCACTGAAGGAACAAGAGTATTTGATCAACGACGCCATTTTGACGGTACACGTAGATCAAACAGGAACGAACAAAAATCAAATTCCTCAGCGCTTATACCTTTATAATTACGACAATGGCTTGCCTATCTCTGACTTTTTGAATGACAACTCAGCGAATTCAGAATACAGTAAATTAATTTACGGTGGAATATTCCAAGCGGCAAGCGAAACAAACAACGTAAAAGGAAACTTTTACAAGTTCAGAATCACTGAATATGTTCGTGCGCTGTTGAAAAGCAAAGAACTGAAAAGTCCTAAATTAGCTATTGCTGCTACCTATAATTACAATGAGCCTTTATTGAATACCGTTACAAAGGGAATTAACAGCAAATTAAAAACAGAAATACCGAACACACCTGAAAACGTAACGTATGTACCTACGCTATCGGCAATGTATCCGATGGGAACAGTAGTTTACGGAACGAATACTAGCTCAGACAAAAAAATGACACTGCAAATATTTTATACTAAAACCAAAAACTAATTATTTATGTGTGGAATCGTTGGATACATAGGGCATAGAAATGCATATCCGGTAATCATCAAAGGATTAACTAGACTGGAATATCGAGGATACGACAGTGCAGGGTTAGCTGTATTTGATGGAGAAACGATTAATCTTTGCAAAACAAAAGGAAAAGTTGCTGACTTAGAAGAAAAAGCTACAGATGCAATTAAAAAAGGGACAATAGGTATTGGACATACACGTTGGGCTACACACGGTGTACCTAATGATGTGAACTCACACCCCCATTTTTCAAATTCAGGTGAATTAGTCATTATTCACAACGGGATTATTGAAAATTACGATTCGTTAAAACAAGAATTAATTAAACGCGGTTATACGTTTCAGTCAGAAACAGATACGGAAGTTTTAATTAATTTAATTGAGGACGTTCAAAAAACACAAAAAGTAAAATTAGGAAAGGCCGTTCAAATTGCGCTTAACCAAGTGGTTGGAGCGTATGCAATTGCTGTAATGGACATCAAAAAACCCAATGAAATCGTAGCGGCACGTCTAGGTAGCCCCTTAGCTATTGGAATTGGTGAAAATGAATATTTCATTACATCTGACGCCTCTCCATTCATAGAATACACTAATAACGCCATCTATTTAGAAGATGAAGAAATGGCTGTTATTCGCTTACACAAGCCTTTGGCAATCCGCAAAATCAAAGATGATTCTTTGGTGAATCACTACGCTCAAGAGTTGCAATTAAACTTAGAGCAAATTGAAAAAAACGGATATGATCACTTCATGTTAAAAGAGATTTACGAACAACCAGACGTAATTCGCGATACATTTAGAGGTCGTTTACTAGCCGATCAAGGCCTGATCAAGATGGCAGGTATCGAAGACAACCTAGACAAATTCCTCAACGCAAAACGCATCGTTATCGTTGCTTGTGGAACATCTTGGCATGCTGCTTTGGTAGCAGAATACCTAATCGAAGAATTTGCGCGAATTCCCGTTGAAGTAGAATATGCTTCTGAGTTTAGATACAGAAATCCGATCATTAACAGTGATGATGTGATTATCGCTATTTCTCAATCTGGAGAAACAGCAGATACTTTAGCTGCGATTAAATTAGCAAAAACCAAAGGTGCTTTTGTTTTCGGTGTTTGTAACGTCGTTGGTTCTTCAATTTCTAGAGAAACACACGCAGGCGCCTATACACACGCAGGTCCAGAAATCGGAGTTGCATCAACTAAAGCCTTTACCACGCAAATTACAGTACTTACTTTAATTGCCTTGCGTTTAGCTAAGTCGAAAGGATCCCTATCAAATTCAGAGTATTTAAAATACTTACATGAATTAGAATTAATCCCAGAACGCGTAAAAGAAGCACTAGTACAAAACGAAGAGGTTTTAAAAATTGCCGAAGTCTATAAAAACGCGACAAACTGCTTATACCTAGGACGTGGATATAACTATCCAGTGGCCTTAGAAGGAGCTTTAAAACTAAAAGAAATATCATACATCCACGCAGAAGGTTATCCCGCAGCAGAGATGAAACACGGTCCAATTGCCTTAATTGACGAGCACATGCCTGTTATTGTCATTGCACCTGATCAAATGCACTACGATAAAGTGGTGAGTAACATTCAAGAAATCAAAGCGCGCAGTGGAAAAATCATTGCAGTTGTGACTAAAGGAGACAAACAAGTAAGAGCGTTAGCCGATCACGTCATTGAAGTACCTGGTATTTCAGAAGCTTTGACACCGATTCTAACGACAATTCCGCTACAGTTGTTGTCCTATCACATTGCTGTTCTAAGAGATTGCAACGTCGATCAGCCTCGTAATTTAGCGAAGTCAGTGACCGTAGAATAAATTTAAAATGCGATTCCAAATTGGACTCGCATTTTTTATATATAAATAAGTTTTTAATCATTTTCATATTAAGAGAAAAAAACTATCTTTGCACTCTGAAAAAGTAGTTTTTTTCACTAAACGTAAATAGCTGTTAAATAAATACATAAGCAATGTCTAAAGTTACAGGAAAAGTTGCGCAAGTTATCGGACCAGTAGTTGACGTAGTCTTCAACACTGAGCACGCCGAACTTCCAAAAATTTATGATTCATTAGAAATCACTAAACCAGATGGTTCTAAATTAGTACTTGAAGTACAATCACACATTGGAGAGAATACAGTTCGTACAATTTCAATGGACTCAACAGACGGATTAAGTAGAGGTTACGCAGTAGCTGCTACAGGATTTCCTATTCAAGTTCCAATCGGAAAAGAGGTATTTGGTAGATTGTTTAATGTTGTTGGAGACGCTATTGATGGTCTTGGAAACTTACCAAAGACAGGAGAAAACGGATTGCCAATTCACAGACCTGCACCAAAATTCGAAGATTTATCTACCTCTACAGAGGTATTATTCACAGGAATTAAAGTAATCGACTTAATTGAGCCTTATGCAAAAGGAGGTAAAATTGGATTATTCGGTGGAGCTGGAGTAGGTAAAACAGTATTGATTCAGGAGTTAATTAACAATATCGCAAAAGGTCACGGTGGACTTTCTGTATTCGCAGGAGTTGGAGAGCGCACACGTGAAGGAAACGATTTACTACGCGAGATGTTAGAGTCAGGTATTATTAAATACGGAGATGACTTTATGCACTCTATGGAAAATGGTGGATGGGATTTATCAAAAGTTGACCGTGAATTAATGAAAGACTCAAAATGTACTTTCTTATTCGGACAGATGAATGAGCCACCTGGAGCACGTGCACGTGTTGCATTATCAGGTTTAACAATTGCTGAGTTCTTCCGTGATGGAGCTGGAGACGATCAAGGAAAAGACGTTCTTTTCTTCGTTGACAACATCTTCCGTTTTACACAAGCAGGTTCTGAGGTATCGGCTTTATTAGGTCGTATGCCATCAGCCGTAGGATACCAACCGACATTAGCAACAGAAATGGGTGCAATGCAGGAGCGTATTACATCAACTACAAAAGGATCAATTACTTCAGTTCAAGCGGTTTATGTACCTGCGGATGACTTAACTGACCCGGCACCAGCTACAACTTTTGCTCACTTAGATGCTACAACGGTATTGTCTCGTAAAATTGCTGAGTTAGGTATTTACCCTGCAGTAGATCCATTAGATTCTACTTCACGTATCTTATCACCAGAAATTTTAGGTAAAGAGCACTATGCTTGTGCACAACGAGTAAAAGAAATCTTACAGAAATACAAAGAACTACAAGATATCATCGCGATCTTAGGTATGGAAGAATTATCTGAAGAAGATAAATTAGCTGTACACAGAGCGCGTCGTGTACAACGTTTCTTATCTCAACCTTTCCACGTAGCAGAGCAATTTACAGGTATCCCAGGAGTTCTTGTAGATATCAAAGATACAATCAAAGGTTTTACTATGATTATTGATGGTGAATTAGACCATTTACCAGAAGCAGCTTTCAACTTGAAAGGTTCAATCGAAGAAGCGATTGCAGCTGGAGAGAAAATGCTTGCTGAAGTTTAATAATCACTTAAAAAATAACTATTATGAGATTAGAAATTGTATCACCTGAAGCTACCTTATTTGCTGGAGAAGTTACTTCTGTATCGGTTCCAGGTATTAATGGTGAGTTTCAAATGTTAAACAATCACGCGGCTATTGTTTCTTTATTGACAAAAGGCAATGTGAAGTTTACAGGAAATAACATTTCTATTAAAGAGCCATTTAATTCCAAGTTCGTTAAAGTTAACAACGATACGTACCAATTACCAATTACAATGGGTACAGTTGAATTAAGTGATAACAAGATTATTATTTTAGCTAATTAATTAGCTAAAAAGCTATAAAAAAGCCCGATTCTCTCGAATCGGGCTTTTCTTTTTATTTGTTCTAAAACGATCTACGCCACATCACACAAAAGGAACCGAAACAAGGCTTCTTTCTTTGTCTTCTATAGACAACATCCTATATGGAGAATAAACCGCTACAACTAAGTTTAAATCGACTACCTAGATAACGTTCTCAATCCTTTAGTTACTGGTTTAGCTTGACTCACTTTTATTCTAGGATTGACTTGCGCACTACGAGTAGAAATAGTTTGAATTCGAGCACCACTCGTGTTGAAATAACTTGTTATTCCTTCATAATTTAGAGCAAAGGCGTTCCCTCCCACACGCGGTGCGTTTGCGTAATAATCACCTATATACAGGGTTCCATTTGGCTCAGCGTCAAACATAAACTCAATATCATCAACAGCTTCTGCTAACACTACATTATTTCGCATAACACCAACAGCCATAGGCATGGTATTACCAGCGATCGGTAATTCATAAGAAAAAACACTCTCACTAGGATCTTCCAACGTAGCCGACGTGTAAAAAAGCACACCCGCAGTTACTCCTGTCGCATCCTTAGCCTCCAGTTGCCAAACCGCAATAAACTCACCTTCTGCATCCTCTATCCCTACAAAAAACAAATAGCTACTGCTCACACTATAGGTATCCCCTTTAAACAAAA contains the following coding sequences:
- a CDS encoding DUF4270 domain-containing protein → MNYKSIIKTFAILVGIAGLQSCDKDFSEVGGDIIGDNNLNIDTYQVQNLTAYTQPYGALSTKNLPNVPFGSIDNGEFGRTNSSFVTQVLSATSSFELMKSNAVIDSVYVYIPYYAQYDKVEDETTYYKLLNVTGDESFNLEVYENGYYLNNVNPGTGKDLDYFSDSSAQFEQYKKPTLLNDSNDLKQNKEFSFTKKNIIIYKRDNNGNIVYDEKTNKPTEQEKLAPGVWLDLNKEYFKKFVDNRNSFKDQSQFKNFFRGLYFKTSGNSTTGALGLLNITQGKMVIKYHQELEETNAEGEKVKKIQRVSITLPFTKEAVPDSSASFEPHINVSLTTTEGNSHNREGDKVNGDPLLFIKGSEGNVAVIDLFSTNDFEELKALKEQEYLINDAILTVHVDQTGTNKNQIPQRLYLYNYDNGLPISDFLNDNSANSEYSKLIYGGIFQAASETNNVKGNFYKFRITEYVRALLKSKELKSPKLAIAATYNYNEPLLNTVTKGINSKLKTEIPNTPENVTYVPTLSAMYPMGTVVYGTNTSSDKKMTLQIFYTKTKN
- the atpD gene encoding F0F1 ATP synthase subunit beta; the protein is MSKVTGKVAQVIGPVVDVVFNTEHAELPKIYDSLEITKPDGSKLVLEVQSHIGENTVRTISMDSTDGLSRGYAVAATGFPIQVPIGKEVFGRLFNVVGDAIDGLGNLPKTGENGLPIHRPAPKFEDLSTSTEVLFTGIKVIDLIEPYAKGGKIGLFGGAGVGKTVLIQELINNIAKGHGGLSVFAGVGERTREGNDLLREMLESGIIKYGDDFMHSMENGGWDLSKVDRELMKDSKCTFLFGQMNEPPGARARVALSGLTIAEFFRDGAGDDQGKDVLFFVDNIFRFTQAGSEVSALLGRMPSAVGYQPTLATEMGAMQERITSTTKGSITSVQAVYVPADDLTDPAPATTFAHLDATTVLSRKIAELGIYPAVDPLDSTSRILSPEILGKEHYACAQRVKEILQKYKELQDIIAILGMEELSEEDKLAVHRARRVQRFLSQPFHVAEQFTGIPGVLVDIKDTIKGFTMIIDGELDHLPEAAFNLKGSIEEAIAAGEKMLAEV
- a CDS encoding glycogen/starch synthase; its protein translation is MKDKRILYVSSEVVPYLAENEVSLMSYDAPKMINEQGGQIRIFMPKYGSINERRHQLHEVIRLSGMNLVVNDMDMPLIIKVASIPKERIQVYFIDNDEYFKRKSTFSDEDGVLYPDNDERAIFFTKGVIETIKKLNWVPDIIHVQGWMASLLPTYLRNYYKDEAIFADTKIVTSIFEEGFEGALSTSMHTKVAFDNLPKEDVTDFEKATYHNIMVNAVKNSDGVILASENIPSDLTKYIESSNKPFLTYATKEEFATAYTTFYNQFL
- the panC gene encoding pantoate--beta-alanine ligase; its protein translation is MFLFQTKVELQAYLATFHTAKQSIGLVPTMGAIHRGHLSLMEQSLQENGCTVVSIFVNPTQFNNAEDLAKYPRTLALDIDIIRSLSEQIVVFSPSVEEMYAGNTVARSFDFDGLEMEMEGAQRPGHFDGVGTIVKKLFELVEPTKAYFGEKDFQQLQIIKKLVEKEHLPVSIIGVPIFRAVDGLAMSSRNARISSEGLEKSTFLYQVLAQAKVLFQTESIEKVNHFVESQFKNNSTFDLEYFTIADEQTLKPATAKEEGHAYRGFLVAHIEGVRLIDNLSFN
- a CDS encoding F0F1 ATP synthase subunit epsilon; translated protein: MRLEIVSPEATLFAGEVTSVSVPGINGEFQMLNNHAAIVSLLTKGNVKFTGNNISIKEPFNSKFVKVNNDTYQLPITMGTVELSDNKIIILAN
- the panD gene encoding aspartate 1-decarboxylase produces the protein MQVEVVKSKIHRVTVTGADLHYIGSITIDEALLEAANMIEGEKVSIVNINNGERFETYAIPGPRNSGEITLNGPAARKVHKGDIVIIISYGILDFEEAKNFKPAIVFPNEENNSLT
- the glmS gene encoding glutamine--fructose-6-phosphate transaminase (isomerizing), with the translated sequence MCGIVGYIGHRNAYPVIIKGLTRLEYRGYDSAGLAVFDGETINLCKTKGKVADLEEKATDAIKKGTIGIGHTRWATHGVPNDVNSHPHFSNSGELVIIHNGIIENYDSLKQELIKRGYTFQSETDTEVLINLIEDVQKTQKVKLGKAVQIALNQVVGAYAIAVMDIKKPNEIVAARLGSPLAIGIGENEYFITSDASPFIEYTNNAIYLEDEEMAVIRLHKPLAIRKIKDDSLVNHYAQELQLNLEQIEKNGYDHFMLKEIYEQPDVIRDTFRGRLLADQGLIKMAGIEDNLDKFLNAKRIVIVACGTSWHAALVAEYLIEEFARIPVEVEYASEFRYRNPIINSDDVIIAISQSGETADTLAAIKLAKTKGAFVFGVCNVVGSSISRETHAGAYTHAGPEIGVASTKAFTTQITVLTLIALRLAKSKGSLSNSEYLKYLHELELIPERVKEALVQNEEVLKIAEVYKNATNCLYLGRGYNYPVALEGALKLKEISYIHAEGYPAAEMKHGPIALIDEHMPVIVIAPDQMHYDKVVSNIQEIKARSGKIIAVVTKGDKQVRALADHVIEVPGISEALTPILTTIPLQLLSYHIAVLRDCNVDQPRNLAKSVTVE